A window of the Chlorocebus sabaeus isolate Y175 chromosome 8, mChlSab1.0.hap1, whole genome shotgun sequence genome harbors these coding sequences:
- the ERICH5 gene encoding glutamate-rich protein 5 isoform X2, with translation MGCSSSALNKAGDSSRFPSVTSNEHFSTAEESGSCFAQPKPHTLGRESTVDDNVQRESHPPLQKLKVSAEPTANGVKPLQEQSLAKDVAPGRDATDQSGSTEKTQPGEGLKESGPPQPGGKEDASAAEGKKKDAGAGTEAEPLKGNAEAEPLGPEAKGQPLGTAGEKDSLRAVEATENPQTAAEMKPLGATENVLPLQTAGELQPQGTMGKDEQALLLETISKENESPEILEGSQFVETAEEQQLQATLGKEEQPQLLETIPKENVTPEVLDRSQLVEKPVMNDPLHKTPEGPGNMEQIQSEGIVGSMEHPAQNVETGAYVEMVRNIHTNEEDQHIEGETGEKVETEMENKKVREGAETKEEETGEAVNISTAK, from the exons TAACTTCAAATGAGCATTTTTCAACCGCAGAAGAAAGTGGGTCCTGCTTTGCCCAACCAAAGCCACATACATTGGGAAGAGAATCTACTGTTGATGACAATGTACAAAGGGAAAGCCATCCTCCTTTACAAAAGCTCAAGGTTTCAGCAGAGCCTACAGCAAATGGTGTTAAACCGCTCCAAGAACAGTCCCTGGCCAAGGACGTAGCCCCTGGAAGGGATGCCACAGACCAATCAGGGTCCACAGAAAAGACTCAGCCTGGAGAGGGACTGAAGGAATCTGGGCCACCTCAGCCAGGTGGCAAAGAGGATGCCTCAgcagcagaaggaaagaagaaagatgcaGGAGCAGGGACAGAGGCTGAGCCTCTAAAAGGAAATGCTGAAGCTGAGCCTTTAGGACCAGAAGCCAAGGGTCAGCCTTTAGGGACAGCAGGAGAGAAGGACTCCCTCAGAGCAGTAGAGGCCACTGAGAATCCACAAACTGCTGCAGAGATGAAGCCTCTAGGAGCAACTGAGAATGTTCTGCCTCTGCAAACAGCTGGAGAGCTACAACCTCAGGGCACAATGGGAAAGGATGAGCAGGCCCTGCTTCTAGAAACAATTTCTAAAGAGAACGAATCTCCAGAAATATTGGAAGGAAGTCAGTTTGTGGAAACAGCTGAAGAGCAGCAACTTCAGGCAACACTGGGAAAAGAGGAGCAGCCCCAGCTTCTAGAAACAATTCCCAAAGAGAATGTAACACCAGAAGTATTGGACAGAAGTCAGCTTGTGGAAAAGCCTGTTATGAATGATCCACTCCATAAAACTCCTGAAGGTCCAGGAAACATGGAGCAGATTCAATCTGAAGGAATAGTTGGAAGCATGGAACATCCAGCACAAAATGTAGAGACAGGAGCCTATGTGGAAATGGTCAGGAACATCCATACTAATGAAGAGGACCAACACATTGAAG GTGAGACAGGGGAAAAGGTGGAAACAGAGATGGAGAATAAGAAAGTGAGGGAAGGGGCTGAAaccaaagaagaagaaacaggagaAGCGGTGAACATTTCAACAGCCAAATAG